A genomic segment from Clostridium pasteurianum BC1 encodes:
- a CDS encoding small basic family protein, giving the protein MIAFFGLLIGIIIGVLWNVPIPDQFSPYMSVAIFACLDSVFGALRAALSKQFRADVFISGFFGNAVLSVALVYLGDKLGIPIYLAAVIVFGSRIFNNFALIRRTLLDRGKTQ; this is encoded by the coding sequence ATGATAGCATTTTTTGGTTTGTTGATAGGAATTATAATAGGCGTATTATGGAATGTACCTATACCAGATCAATTTTCACCATATATGTCAGTTGCAATATTTGCCTGTCTTGACTCGGTATTTGGTGCTTTAAGGGCAGCACTTTCAAAGCAATTTAGAGCAGATGTATTTATTTCAGGCTTCTTTGGAAATGCAGTGCTTTCTGTGGCATTAGTATATCTAGGAGATAAATTGGGAATACCTATCTATCTTGCGGCAGTTATAGTTTTTGGAAGTAGAATATTTAATAATTTTGCATTAATAAGAAGAACATTACTGGATAGAGGTAAAACTCAGTGA
- a CDS encoding stage V sporulation protein D, with the protein MGKKMYRDNVIIKNRLFFVLLIFILIFSLLICRLFKVNVILSPKYKKMAIDQWTSEVKISAKRGRILDRNGQELAVSGNVYRIDLDLSTIRTDLNSTKKMDMNTLAQKLAEDTGMKPEDVSKLLNYKLPNGSPAGSATLIRRVEKSVADKVSQLKVNGIIVSPDTKRYYVNNNFLAQVLGHTNSDGKGLTGVELEYDNYLSGTPGKRIAEIGRNSSNLPYTISDYTKPVNGKDVVLTIDENIQEFAEKNAEQALSDNKAKAVSIVVANPKNGEILAMVNKPDYNPNDPWQKGKSFNELQSEWRNRAVNDAYEPGSIFKVITATAAMEEKVVKATDQFNCTGSITIAKKIIHCWKRTGHGQESFVDIIKNSCNVGFAALGQRLGAANLNKWINDFGFGQKTGIDLPGEAKGIIKPTNKISPVDVATIAFGQANTVSMVQYLSAFDAVANNGVWVKPHVMKKIVHYDSNNKEIVDKNYDDYGTKKIMDENVAKELRGYLEQVISDGGGKKAFIDGYHIAGKTGTAQKPNPNGGGYESGKYVASFAGMAPANDPQVTVMISIDEPDPSNYYAGQIATPVAKQMFSDIFNYLNIKADAPSGDVEKSMLNDVVVPNVRGMKLADAQKLLKDNNLAFDADQNGGYVTNITPLPGATVKEGTKVILYTGGSANYNSNDVEVPDLDGLSKQKASQMLEALGLKANFDGDGMVSDQDIVEGTKVQRGTTVNLDLENIGD; encoded by the coding sequence TTGGGTAAAAAAATGTACAGAGATAATGTAATAATAAAGAATAGGTTGTTTTTTGTATTACTTATTTTTATTTTAATATTTTCTTTACTTATTTGCAGATTATTTAAAGTTAATGTTATTTTGTCGCCAAAATACAAGAAAATGGCTATTGATCAGTGGACAAGCGAAGTAAAAATATCTGCTAAAAGAGGAAGAATACTTGATAGAAATGGACAAGAACTAGCGGTTAGTGGAAATGTTTATAGAATTGATTTGGATTTAAGTACTATAAGAACTGATTTAAATAGCACTAAGAAAATGGACATGAATACCTTAGCTCAAAAATTGGCAGAGGACACAGGGATGAAGCCAGAAGATGTAAGCAAATTGTTGAATTATAAACTTCCCAATGGAAGTCCGGCAGGCTCTGCAACTCTAATTAGAAGGGTTGAAAAGAGTGTGGCGGATAAGGTATCTCAATTAAAGGTCAATGGTATTATAGTTTCTCCAGATACAAAAAGATATTATGTAAATAATAATTTTCTGGCTCAGGTGCTGGGACACACTAATTCTGATGGTAAAGGATTAACTGGAGTTGAGCTTGAATATGACAACTATTTATCTGGAACTCCAGGAAAAAGAATTGCTGAAATAGGTAGAAATAGTTCAAATTTACCCTATACCATTTCAGATTATACAAAGCCTGTTAATGGTAAAGATGTAGTACTTACTATTGATGAAAATATTCAAGAATTTGCAGAGAAGAACGCAGAACAGGCACTTAGTGATAATAAAGCAAAAGCGGTTTCCATTGTGGTTGCTAATCCCAAAAATGGAGAAATTTTAGCAATGGTAAACAAGCCAGACTATAATCCAAACGATCCATGGCAAAAGGGTAAAAGTTTTAATGAGCTTCAAAGTGAGTGGAGGAACAGAGCAGTTAATGATGCTTATGAACCAGGATCAATTTTTAAAGTTATAACTGCAACTGCAGCTATGGAAGAAAAGGTAGTGAAAGCAACAGATCAGTTTAATTGTACTGGAAGTATTACCATTGCAAAAAAAATAATACATTGCTGGAAGCGCACAGGTCATGGGCAGGAGAGCTTCGTGGATATAATAAAAAATTCCTGCAACGTAGGTTTTGCCGCATTAGGGCAAAGACTTGGTGCTGCTAACCTTAATAAATGGATAAATGACTTTGGATTTGGACAGAAGACGGGTATTGATTTACCAGGAGAAGCAAAGGGCATAATTAAGCCTACAAATAAAATAAGCCCTGTAGATGTAGCTACTATTGCTTTTGGCCAGGCTAATACAGTTTCCATGGTTCAATATTTAAGTGCCTTTGATGCTGTAGCCAATAATGGAGTATGGGTAAAACCACATGTAATGAAAAAAATAGTTCATTATGATTCAAATAATAAAGAAATTGTCGATAAAAATTACGATGATTATGGTACTAAAAAGATAATGGATGAAAATGTGGCAAAAGAGCTTAGAGGATATCTTGAACAAGTAATATCTGATGGTGGTGGAAAAAAAGCTTTTATAGACGGATATCATATAGCAGGAAAAACTGGAACAGCACAAAAACCTAATCCAAATGGTGGTGGCTATGAGTCAGGGAAATATGTGGCGTCCTTTGCGGGAATGGCACCAGCAAATGATCCACAGGTTACTGTTATGATATCTATTGATGAGCCAGATCCTTCAAATTATTATGCGGGACAAATAGCTACTCCAGTTGCAAAACAGATGTTTAGTGATATATTTAATTATCTCAATATAAAGGCAGATGCACCTAGTGGCGATGTTGAAAAGAGTATGTTAAATGATGTAGTAGTACCAAATGTAAGAGGTATGAAATTGGCGGATGCACAGAAATTGTTAAAGGATAATAATTTGGCTTTTGACGCCGATCAAAATGGTGGCTATGTAACCAATATTACACCTCTGCCAGGTGCAACGGTTAAAGAGGGTACGAAAGTAATACTTTACACTGGAGGTAGTGCAAACTATAATAGTAATGATGTAGAAGTACCAGATTTGGATGGTCTAAGCAAACAAAAGGCTTCACAGATGCTTGAAGCTCTAGGACTTAAGGCAAATTTTGATGGGGATGGTATGGTATCTGACCAGGATATAGTAGAAGGAACTAAGGTTCAAAGGGGAACTACAGTAAATTTGGATTTAGAAAACATAGGAGATTAA
- a CDS encoding cell division protein FtsQ/DivIB: protein MEESKNELIEKRRRKRRIKKVFFSMILLISVLITLCLKLTYFNIKYVNVLNNKTIDSNEIIKESGIQKNTNIFYMNSTNIKNNILNNPYILSVDISRKLPNAVDINVIETKAVFYIQNGNKFSVIDKDGRVLEVRDNIDNMNLVKIIGVDASKTSVGKVIPFNDNKELDTINILTNIIMDNDVCKNIKVLNVTDSMDLEAYYNNMCIKLGKSEDLQKKLNRAINIISDRNLSASTGYVDVSFNGNPVFFVEK, encoded by the coding sequence ATGGAAGAAAGTAAAAATGAACTTATAGAAAAGAGAAGAAGAAAAAGAAGAATTAAAAAAGTTTTTTTTAGTATGATATTGCTAATTTCTGTGCTTATTACTTTATGTTTAAAATTAACATATTTTAATATAAAGTATGTCAATGTATTAAATAATAAAACTATAGATTCTAATGAAATAATTAAAGAATCAGGTATACAAAAAAATACAAACATATTTTATATGAATAGTACAAATATTAAAAATAATATTTTGAATAATCCCTATATACTTAGTGTAGATATAAGTAGGAAATTGCCAAACGCAGTGGATATAAATGTAATTGAAACAAAAGCAGTATTTTATATACAAAATGGTAATAAATTTAGTGTTATAGATAAAGATGGAAGGGTACTTGAGGTAAGAGATAATATTGATAATATGAATCTTGTAAAAATTATTGGTGTGGATGCATCAAAAACTTCAGTTGGGAAAGTAATTCCTTTTAATGATAATAAAGAACTTGATACTATAAATATTCTTACCAACATTATAATGGATAATGATGTATGTAAAAATATTAAAGTATTAAATGTCACCGACAGTATGGATTTGGAGGCTTATTATAATAATATGTGTATTAAACTTGGTAAAAGTGAAGATTTGCAGAAAAAGTTGAATAGGGCTATTAATATAATAAGTGATAGAAATTTATCTGCTTCAACGGGGTATGTAGATGTAAGTTTTAATGGAAATCCAGTATTTTTTGTTGAAAAATAG
- the mraZ gene encoding division/cell wall cluster transcriptional repressor MraZ has product MFIGEYQHAIDSKNRIIIPSKFREELGDAFILTKGLDGCLYAYTMEEWKLLESKLKKLPLTNRNARAFVRFFFSGANEVTVDKQGRSLVPQNLLEYASINKEIVSIGVSTRIEIWSKEKWKEYNESDIDMDGIAEQMSELLI; this is encoded by the coding sequence ATGTTCATAGGGGAATATCAGCATGCCATTGATAGTAAAAATAGAATTATAATTCCCTCAAAATTTAGGGAAGAACTAGGGGATGCTTTTATTTTAACGAAAGGCTTAGATGGATGTCTTTATGCTTATACTATGGAAGAATGGAAGCTATTAGAAAGTAAACTAAAAAAATTACCACTTACAAATCGCAATGCTAGAGCATTTGTAAGATTTTTCTTTTCAGGAGCTAATGAAGTAACTGTAGATAAGCAGGGTAGATCGCTTGTACCTCAGAATTTATTAGAATATGCTTCTATTAATAAGGAAATAGTAAGCATAGGTGTTTCTACAAGAATTGAAATTTGGAGTAAAGAAAAATGGAAGGAATACAATGAATCTGATATAGATATGGATGGCATTGCAGAGCAGATGAGTGAACTTTTGATTTGA
- the mraY gene encoding phospho-N-acetylmuramoyl-pentapeptide-transferase, with protein sequence MSAIIYSVLVAFLISLLQGPILIPVLHKLKFGQNIREEGPKSHRKKAGTPTMGGIIFIITTAITMFIMKNNILSNKTTIFAFICLLVFGIIGFLDDFLKIVHKRNEGLTARQKSSLQLIASCIIAYYSYLNIGTDVYIPFFKTTLQLNPIVYMIFIVFFLVAITNAVNLTDGLDGLATSVTLLVMTFFAIVSFAWHYYELAIFCGIVAGALLGFLKYNTFPAQIFMGDTGSLALGGAIGGIAIILKFPIVVIIVGGIYVLEAASVIIQVTSFKLTGKRVFKMAPIHHHFEQLGWHETKVVAIFSIVTVILCLISLLSL encoded by the coding sequence ATGAGTGCAATAATATATTCTGTATTAGTAGCATTTTTAATTTCTTTGTTACAGGGACCTATTTTAATACCTGTACTTCATAAGCTAAAATTTGGACAAAATATAAGAGAGGAAGGACCTAAAAGTCATAGAAAAAAAGCGGGAACCCCTACCATGGGTGGAATAATATTTATAATTACCACAGCTATAACTATGTTTATAATGAAGAACAATATATTATCAAATAAAACTACAATATTTGCATTCATATGTTTATTAGTATTTGGAATTATAGGATTCCTGGATGATTTTTTGAAAATAGTACATAAGAGAAATGAAGGACTTACAGCCAGACAAAAGTCTTCTCTTCAGCTTATAGCTTCCTGTATAATTGCATACTATTCTTATCTTAATATTGGAACAGATGTATATATACCATTTTTCAAAACAACTTTACAGTTGAATCCAATAGTATATATGATTTTTATAGTATTCTTTTTAGTTGCAATAACCAATGCTGTAAATTTGACGGATGGATTAGATGGACTAGCAACCTCTGTAACATTGCTGGTAATGACATTTTTTGCAATAGTTAGTTTTGCATGGCATTACTATGAGCTTGCTATATTTTGTGGTATCGTAGCAGGTGCTTTGCTGGGATTTTTAAAATATAACACCTTTCCTGCTCAAATTTTTATGGGTGATACAGGATCTCTGGCACTTGGAGGTGCAATAGGAGGTATAGCTATCATACTAAAATTTCCAATAGTGGTTATAATAGTAGGGGGGATATATGTACTGGAAGCAGCTTCAGTAATTATTCAGGTTACTTCCTTTAAGCTTACAGGGAAAAGAGTGTTTAAAATGGCCCCCATTCATCATCATTTTGAACAGCTTGGATGGCATGAAACTAAGGTAGTTGCTATATTCTCAATAGTTACTGTTATATTATGTTTGATATCACTTTTATCATTGTAG
- the rsmH gene encoding 16S rRNA (cytosine(1402)-N(4))-methyltransferase RsmH, which translates to MNFKHIPVLLDECIEGLNIKEDGVYVDCTLGGAGHSSEIIKRLSNKGRLIGIDQDAEAIKAASDKLSDYNNVTYVHNNFYNIEKILDELQIEKVDGILMDLGVSSYQLDEAERGFSYMNDAPLDMRMNRQNSLSAYEIVNNYSEDELYSLIKDYGEEKFAKRIAAFIMERRKEEPIKTTFQLVDIIKSAIPAKFRREGPHPAKRTFQAIRIEVNRELEILDKAIEDGVNKLRSGGRIAIITFHSLEDRIVKTKFKKLQNPCECPKDFPICVCGKKPKINIITRKPREASENELEINPRSRSAKLRIGEKI; encoded by the coding sequence ATGAATTTTAAACATATACCAGTTTTACTAGATGAATGTATAGAGGGTTTAAATATAAAGGAAGATGGTGTTTACGTAGATTGTACATTAGGAGGCGCAGGGCATTCCAGTGAAATAATTAAAAGGCTTTCTAATAAAGGAAGGCTAATTGGAATAGATCAGGATGCAGAGGCAATTAAAGCAGCTTCAGATAAATTAAGTGATTATAATAATGTGACTTATGTTCACAATAATTTTTACAATATAGAAAAGATTCTAGATGAATTACAGATTGAGAAGGTAGATGGTATACTAATGGATTTAGGAGTGTCCAGCTATCAACTTGATGAAGCAGAAAGGGGCTTTAGTTATATGAACGATGCTCCCTTAGATATGAGGATGAATAGACAAAATAGTTTATCCGCCTATGAAATAGTAAACAACTATTCAGAAGATGAGTTATACAGTTTAATTAAAGACTATGGGGAAGAAAAATTTGCAAAGAGGATAGCAGCTTTTATTATGGAAAGAAGAAAAGAGGAGCCTATAAAAACAACTTTTCAGCTGGTAGATATTATTAAGTCAGCTATTCCAGCTAAATTTAGAAGAGAAGGTCCTCACCCTGCAAAGAGAACCTTTCAAGCAATACGTATTGAAGTCAATAGAGAGTTAGAAATACTTGATAAAGCCATAGAGGATGGAGTTAACAAACTAAGGAGTGGTGGAAGAATAGCAATAATTACATTTCATTCTTTAGAAGACAGAATAGTAAAGACAAAATTTAAGAAGCTCCAGAATCCTTGTGAATGTCCAAAGGATTTTCCTATATGTGTTTGTGGTAAAAAACCAAAAATAAATATTATAACGAGAAAGCCAAGAGAAGCTAGTGAGAATGAATTGGAGATAAATCCAAGAAGTAGAAGTGCCAAACTTCGAATAGGTGAAAAAATTTAA
- the ftsW gene encoding putative lipid II flippase FtsW codes for MNKPKFFQKVEVDFVLLATVLLILAIGVVMVYSASSYSALNDPTIHDDMFFLKKQGLFAILGIVIMLVVEKIDYHKIKGATNIIILITVILLGIVLFCPAVNGAKRWIPLGPLGNLQPSEIAKYAVVILLAKGIEKTGENIKKFFPTVVIYLLVAAFFAGFVYIEKNLSIATVIMLVSLIIIYVGGAKGWQLGSIIFSLVPLGFVFIKAEPYRWARLMSFRNPWSDAKNVGYQLVQSLLALGSGGVMGLGLGQSRQKAYYIPEPHNDFIFAIIGEELGFVGCVLIIILFLILIQRGIKIAIHAKDIYGTLIAVGITSVLAVQAIINIAVVTGSIPVTGVPLPFISYGGSSLVVNLMAVGILLNISSQTNK; via the coding sequence ATGAATAAACCTAAATTTTTCCAAAAGGTGGAGGTTGACTTTGTTTTATTGGCAACAGTTTTACTGATTTTGGCAATTGGTGTTGTAATGGTATATAGTGCAAGCTCTTATAGTGCACTTAATGATCCAACTATTCATGATGATATGTTCTTTTTAAAGAAACAGGGACTTTTTGCTATTTTGGGTATTGTTATAATGTTAGTTGTTGAAAAAATTGACTATCATAAAATTAAAGGAGCAACAAATATTATAATACTTATAACTGTTATTTTGCTAGGAATAGTTCTCTTTTGCCCTGCGGTAAATGGAGCTAAACGATGGATACCCTTAGGACCTTTAGGTAATCTTCAGCCATCTGAAATTGCAAAATATGCTGTGGTAATATTACTAGCAAAAGGTATAGAAAAAACAGGAGAAAATATCAAAAAGTTTTTTCCAACAGTAGTTATATATTTACTAGTAGCAGCCTTCTTTGCAGGCTTTGTATACATAGAAAAAAATTTAAGCATAGCAACTGTAATTATGCTGGTTAGCTTGATAATAATATATGTAGGTGGAGCAAAGGGGTGGCAGCTGGGATCAATAATTTTCTCTCTTGTGCCTTTAGGCTTTGTATTTATCAAAGCAGAACCCTATAGGTGGGCGAGACTTATGTCCTTTAGAAATCCATGGAGTGATGCTAAAAATGTAGGATATCAGCTTGTACAGTCACTGCTTGCTCTGGGTTCTGGAGGAGTAATGGGACTGGGACTTGGACAATCACGGCAAAAGGCTTATTACATACCAGAACCTCATAATGATTTTATTTTTGCAATTATAGGTGAGGAGTTAGGTTTTGTGGGCTGCGTGCTTATAATAATACTGTTTTTAATTTTAATACAGAGAGGTATTAAAATAGCAATTCATGCTAAAGATATATACGGTACATTAATAGCTGTAGGAATTACATCAGTGTTGGCTGTGCAGGCTATAATAAATATAGCTGTTGTTACAGGTTCTATACCAGTTACAGGGGTGCCTCTTCCCTTTATCAGTTACGGAGGTTCTTCTTTAGTAGTTAATTTGATGGCTGTGGGAATTTTGCTGAATATATCTTCTCAAACTAATAAATAG
- a CDS encoding DUF881 domain-containing protein, translating to MTGYNINRAKSQIAVALVCCILGFMLAYQFRIISLQESNLNIQGDSSQITGQVEQLKNEKDDLNKKVNELQTKLKQYQDAAATKSGADKQVLDELNSLNALVGSEDVQGPGIIVTITPRNNTIFSSNIDSISSVITDKALINVVNELRFAGAEAISINNIRVTSYTGIKTSGGVSNIFIGTSDRISPYETITIRAIGNKDTLNSEMVFPGVLYNNPDIPSSAYTVATPQKSDNIQIPKSNKVFNFEYAKPVNK from the coding sequence ATGACAGGATATAATATAAATAGAGCAAAATCTCAGATAGCTGTGGCATTAGTCTGTTGTATACTTGGATTTATGCTGGCTTATCAGTTTAGAATAATAAGTCTTCAGGAATCCAATTTAAATATTCAAGGGGATAGTTCACAGATTACTGGACAAGTTGAACAATTAAAAAATGAAAAGGATGATTTAAATAAAAAGGTTAATGAGCTTCAAACTAAATTAAAGCAATATCAAGATGCAGCGGCTACTAAAAGTGGTGCAGATAAGCAGGTGTTAGATGAGTTAAATAGCTTAAATGCCCTAGTAGGTAGTGAAGATGTGCAGGGCCCTGGGATTATTGTAACAATAACACCTAGAAATAATACTATCTTTTCTTCAAATATTGACAGTATAAGTAGTGTCATTACAGATAAAGCTTTAATTAATGTAGTAAATGAATTGCGTTTTGCTGGAGCAGAGGCTATTTCTATAAATAATATAAGAGTGACATCTTATACTGGCATAAAGACTTCTGGTGGCGTTTCAAATATATTTATAGGAACCAGTGATAGAATTTCACCCTATGAAACAATTACCATAAGGGCTATAGGGAATAAGGATACACTTAATTCGGAAATGGTTTTTCCAGGAGTATTGTATAATAATCCAGATATACCTTCTTCAGCCTATACAGTTGCCACACCGCAAAAAAGTGATAATATACAGATTCCTAAATCTAATAAAGTTTTTAATTTTGAATATGCAAAACCTGTAAATAAATAA
- a CDS encoding UDP-N-acetylmuramoyl-tripeptide--D-alanyl-D-alanine ligase has translation MEYISLNSIVKAVEGKLLIKGSKELFNSISIDTRKIEPESIFIAIKGEKFNANNFTVEASKKGAALCIVDEIKFEKQDINKDTSVVIVENTKKALLKLAEFYRSTLNIKIVGITGSTGKTSTKDMTYAILSEKYKVFKTQGNFNNEIGLPLMIFNLDNSYDIAVLEMGMSNFFEIHNMVEAARPDIALITNIGISHIENLKTREYILEAKLEIADYFNDHSTLILNVDNDMLSTVTREDKIYKIIKTGIESSCDVKAENARLEETSVIFDIFKNDKLMFKDFKIDLPGKHNISNALLVIACGELFGLTYEEMNKGIEKLNMTSMRLDIVKGEKYTIVDDCYNASPDSMIAAIDVLKNISGERKIAVFGTMRELGDRAYDAHKEIGAYARKNLVDLLVVLGEFKAAFEEGFKDNEKIKYFVSTEEAAEFLESFLEKKDVILVKASRAMKFEKIVEHLKKGNKLIDR, from the coding sequence TTGGAATACATATCACTTAATTCTATTGTAAAGGCAGTAGAAGGTAAATTACTTATAAAAGGTTCTAAGGAGTTGTTTAATAGTATAAGTATAGATACTAGAAAAATAGAACCAGAGAGTATTTTTATTGCAATTAAGGGAGAAAAATTTAATGCAAATAATTTTACTGTAGAAGCAAGTAAAAAAGGGGCAGCTCTTTGTATCGTAGATGAAATAAAATTTGAAAAACAGGACATAAATAAAGATACCTCTGTTGTAATTGTAGAAAATACTAAAAAAGCATTACTGAAGCTGGCTGAATTTTATAGAAGTACTCTTAATATAAAAATAGTTGGCATTACAGGGTCTACAGGAAAAACTTCTACTAAAGATATGACTTACGCTATTCTGTCAGAGAAATATAAGGTATTTAAGACACAGGGGAATTTTAATAATGAAATAGGTCTTCCCCTTATGATTTTCAATCTGGACAACAGTTATGATATAGCTGTACTTGAAATGGGAATGAGTAATTTTTTCGAAATTCACAATATGGTAGAGGCTGCAAGACCTGATATTGCACTTATTACTAATATAGGCATATCTCATATAGAAAATTTAAAGACAAGAGAATATATACTTGAAGCCAAATTGGAGATAGCTGATTATTTTAATGATCATTCCACACTTATTTTAAATGTAGATAATGATATGCTTTCCACTGTAACTAGAGAAGATAAAATATATAAAATTATAAAAACCGGTATAGAATCATCCTGTGATGTTAAAGCTGAGAATGCAAGGTTGGAAGAAACATCGGTTATATTTGATATATTTAAGAATGATAAACTTATGTTTAAAGATTTTAAAATTGATTTGCCTGGAAAACATAATATATCCAATGCTCTTTTAGTAATTGCCTGTGGTGAATTGTTTGGACTAACCTATGAGGAAATGAATAAGGGTATAGAAAAACTCAACATGACATCTATGAGATTAGATATAGTAAAAGGAGAAAAATATACCATAGTTGATGATTGCTATAATGCTAGTCCAGATTCAATGATAGCAGCAATTGATGTTTTAAAAAATATAAGTGGGGAAAGAAAGATAGCAGTATTTGGAACTATGAGAGAATTAGGTGATAGGGCCTATGATGCTCATAAAGAGATAGGCGCCTATGCAAGAAAAAATTTGGTTGATTTATTGGTAGTATTAGGTGAATTTAAGGCTGCTTTTGAGGAAGGCTTTAAAGATAATGAAAAGATTAAATATTTTGTGTCTACAGAAGAAGCTGCTGAATTTTTAGAGAGCTTCCTTGAAAAGAAGGATGTAATATTGGTAAAGGCCTCCAGAGCAATGAAATTTGAAAAGATAGTGGAGCACCTGAAAAAGGGTAATAAGTTAATTGATAGATAG
- a CDS encoding UDP-N-acetylmuramoyl-L-alanyl-D-glutamate--2,6-diaminopimelate ligase — translation MELKIILEGIKYKIIKGDINLGVNKIEYDSRNITNKDLFVCIEGFSTDGHKYIDSAVNSGASVIICTKVPESLPDCTVLQVENSRRALALAAANFYGNTHKKLKMIGITGTNGKTTSTYMIKAILEECGYKVGLIGTIANYIGDKKILTHRTTPESLELHQLFKEMVSSGVQYCVMEVSSHSLYLDRVYGIKFNEGIFTNLTRDHLDFHKTFENYYNAKLILFKNSENSIINMDDDYGKKVYDDLDGNKITYGFKEAENVGAKNIKMHSRGIDFHLNYLQESVPVSLNIPGRYNISNALGSAAACISEGLTLKQIKLGLEALKAVPGRCEAVETNLNLGFDIIVDYAHTPDSLMNILKTAREFTKGRLISVFGCGGDRDRTKRPIMGDIGAKMSDMAIITSDNPRTEEPMAIINEIVKGINKENYITVENRREAIKKAISIAKKDDVIVIAGKGHEDYQVLKEGTIHFDEREIIAEIIKELF, via the coding sequence ATGGAATTAAAGATCATACTTGAAGGCATTAAATACAAGATTATAAAGGGCGATATTAATTTAGGTGTCAATAAGATAGAATATGATTCTAGGAATATAACTAATAAGGACTTATTTGTTTGTATAGAGGGTTTTAGTACAGATGGCCATAAATATATTGATAGCGCAGTAAATAGTGGGGCATCAGTTATAATTTGCACAAAGGTACCAGAAAGTTTACCAGATTGCACTGTGCTTCAGGTAGAAAACAGCAGAAGGGCATTGGCGCTGGCAGCGGCTAATTTTTATGGTAATACTCATAAAAAATTAAAGATGATTGGGATAACTGGAACTAATGGCAAAACTACATCTACATATATGATTAAAGCTATTTTAGAAGAGTGCGGCTATAAGGTTGGTCTTATAGGTACTATTGCCAATTATATTGGAGATAAAAAAATATTAACTCATAGAACCACACCAGAGTCTTTGGAACTACATCAGCTTTTTAAAGAAATGGTTAGTAGTGGAGTTCAATATTGTGTAATGGAGGTTTCTTCCCATTCCTTATATTTGGATAGAGTTTATGGAATAAAATTTAATGAGGGCATATTCACTAATTTGACAAGAGATCATTTGGATTTTCATAAGACCTTTGAAAATTATTATAATGCTAAGCTTATTCTATTTAAAAATAGTGAGAATTCTATAATAAACATGGACGATGATTATGGAAAAAAGGTTTATGATGATTTAGACGGCAATAAAATAACCTATGGTTTTAAAGAGGCTGAAAACGTAGGGGCAAAAAACATAAAGATGCATTCTAGAGGCATAGATTTCCACTTGAATTATCTACAGGAAAGTGTTCCTGTAAGTTTAAATATTCCAGGAAGATATAATATATCTAACGCACTTGGAAGTGCTGCAGCATGCATTTCAGAAGGATTAACCTTGAAACAGATAAAATTAGGGCTGGAAGCATTAAAGGCAGTACCAGGAAGATGTGAAGCTGTTGAAACAAATTTAAATTTAGGTTTTGATATAATTGTAGATTATGCACATACTCCAGATAGTCTTATGAATATACTTAAAACAGCTAGAGAATTTACAAAAGGAAGACTTATCAGTGTGTTTGGTTGTGGTGGAGACAGAGATAGGACTAAAAGACCTATAATGGGGGATATTGGGGCTAAAATGAGTGATATGGCCATAATAACTTCTGATAATCCTAGAACTGAAGAGCCAATGGCTATAATTAATGAGATAGTTAAGGGTATTAATAAGGAAAATTACATAACTGTGGAAAACAGAAGAGAAGCAATTAAAAAAGCAATTTCCATAGCAAAAAAAGATGATGTAATAGTGATTGCAGGAAAAGGACATGAAGATTACCAGGTTTTAAAAGAAGGTACAATTCACTTCGATGAAAGAGAAATTATTGCTGAAATTATAAAGGAGCTGTTTTAA